From Candidatus Poribacteria bacterium, the proteins below share one genomic window:
- a CDS encoding ABC transporter ATP-binding protein, with protein MIQVSHITKKYGQNTAVDDISFDVQQGEIVGYLGPNGAGKSTTLKMLVGLLQPTSGEISVAGYNAETELLELKRQIGYVPEEAQLYEHLTLVEHLQLMGRLYQLEEGLIAQKIKELAKLFDMESQASQRISSFSQGMRQKCLIMSALMHNPDVLFLDEPFTNLDVGTVRLMKTLLQRLAELGKTILYCTHILEVAETLCPRIMIINAGKLIADAPVEELRQETNQTALNEIFAQLTETTGIDEKTEEAIRIVTGGTPDV; from the coding sequence ATGATTCAGGTTTCACATATCACGAAAAAATATGGACAAAACACGGCGGTTGACGACATTAGCTTTGACGTGCAACAAGGTGAAATCGTCGGTTATCTCGGTCCTAACGGCGCGGGGAAAAGCACAACGCTTAAAATGCTCGTGGGTTTGTTGCAACCGACATCCGGCGAAATCTCTGTGGCAGGATATAACGCCGAAACCGAGCTGCTTGAACTAAAGCGGCAGATCGGATACGTGCCAGAAGAGGCGCAACTCTATGAACACCTCACCTTGGTAGAACATCTTCAGTTAATGGGCAGACTCTATCAGTTAGAGGAAGGTCTCATCGCGCAGAAGATAAAGGAACTCGCGAAACTGTTCGACATGGAATCGCAGGCAAGCCAGAGAATAAGCAGTTTCTCACAAGGCATGCGTCAGAAGTGCCTCATTATGTCTGCCTTAATGCACAATCCAGATGTGCTGTTTTTAGATGAACCGTTCACCAATCTGGATGTTGGAACGGTAAGGCTTATGAAAACACTGCTGCAACGCTTAGCCGAGTTGGGAAAAACAATCCTCTACTGCACGCACATTCTTGAAGTTGCCGAAACGCTCTGTCCGCGAATTATGATTATTAACGCCGGGAAACTCATCGCCGATGCACCGGTGGAGGAACTACGACAGGAGACCAATCAGACAGCACTCAATGAGATTTTCGCGCAACTGACGGAAACAACAGGGATTGACGAAAAAACCGAGGAAGCGATTCGGATTGTGACAGGAGGCACCCCAGATGTTTGA
- a CDS encoding DNA adenine methylase, whose protein sequence is MIEIENIDYLSNQLITYIGNKRSLLRHIGKAVIQVKKRIGKSHLRVFDAFSGSGIVSRFMKAHASYLASNDFEDYAASISRCYLQNRSSVDLTTIARIVEELNNRVDAPTSRGFIEKLYAPEDESRITQNDRVFYTRDNARRLDNYRRMIEDYPANFRDSLLGPLLSKASVHSNTSGVFKGFYKNKMTGIGQYGGTNSNALNRIKGRIELEPPVLSQFECDYEVYHDDTNKIASQIKELDLTYIDPPYNQHPYGSNYFMLNLLVHYKEPINISRVSGIPENWKRSGYNVQTKSKELFNNLLHTLDTRFLLISFNNEGFISPDEMRTTLQKIGSVDEFEIRYNTFRGSRNLRNRDIHVTEQLFLVERKLNGK, encoded by the coding sequence ATGATTGAAATAGAAAACATTGACTACCTTTCAAATCAACTTATTACATATATAGGAAATAAGCGTTCGCTGTTGAGGCACATAGGCAAAGCAGTTATACAAGTGAAGAAACGAATAGGCAAATCACACCTTCGTGTGTTTGACGCATTCAGTGGCTCCGGTATTGTTTCTCGCTTTATGAAAGCCCATGCCTCGTATCTTGCGAGTAACGATTTTGAAGATTATGCTGCGTCAATTTCACGATGTTATCTTCAAAATCGCAGCTCAGTTGATTTGACTACAATTGCCAGAATTGTTGAGGAGCTTAACAATCGTGTGGACGCACCAACTTCTAGAGGATTTATTGAGAAACTTTATGCCCCTGAGGACGAATCGAGAATTACACAAAACGACCGAGTTTTCTACACACGTGATAATGCCCGCCGACTAGATAATTATCGTAGAATGATTGAGGACTATCCCGCAAACTTCCGTGATTCGCTACTAGGGCCTCTTCTTAGTAAAGCGTCTGTCCATTCAAACACTTCTGGGGTATTTAAGGGCTTCTACAAGAACAAGATGACTGGAATTGGGCAATACGGCGGCACTAATTCCAACGCATTAAATCGCATTAAAGGGCGAATTGAACTAGAACCACCTGTTCTAAGTCAATTTGAATGTGATTACGAAGTGTATCATGACGACACAAATAAGATAGCTAGTCAGATAAAGGAACTTGATTTGACTTATATTGATCCGCCTTACAATCAACACCCTTATGGTTCAAATTACTTTATGCTAAACTTACTTGTGCATTATAAAGAACCTATTAATATAAGTCGAGTATCAGGTATTCCAGAAAACTGGAAACGCTCAGGCTATAATGTTCAAACAAAATCTAAAGAACTATTTAATAATCTACTGCATACACTTGATACGCGTTTTCTTCTTATTTCGTTTAATAATGAAGGGTTTATTTCTCCAGACGAAATGCGTACCACGCTTCAAAAGATAGGCAGTGTTGATGAATTTGAGATTCGTTATAACACATTTCGCGGATCAAGGAATCTAAGAAACCGAGATATCCATGTTACTGAACAACTATTTCTTGTAGAGAGGAAACTCAATGGCAAATAG
- a CDS encoding amidohydrolase family protein — MKKTETPEQQKLSVIDCDVHNTLASETVLYPYLSERWRKHHGMVGTTDRVGAYIPRAHPFGARYDAWTPSGHRPGSDLDFLREQLLDAFNIEFGILNCLTPVCEMPNLPYAAAWASAANDWQIEEWLEKEPRLRASMIVACDDAEFTTMEIERLAEHPGFVQILLLARTMEPLGRRKYWKMYEAAVEHDLPIGIHFTGVGVGPITAVGRPSHYIEDHAGMTQAFQTQVTSLVCEGVFEQFPTLKVVLIEGGFAWLPPLMWRLDRAWKKLHDEVPELTRLPSEYIREHFWITTQPIEEPPKQEYFDQLLAQLNLDDKLMFATDYPHWDFDSPDQALPKNLSPTLKRKIMAENARAFYRL, encoded by the coding sequence ATGAAGAAAACAGAAACACCTGAACAACAGAAACTCTCAGTTATCGACTGTGATGTGCATAACACCCTCGCTTCCGAGACGGTGTTGTATCCATATCTCTCCGAACGCTGGCGTAAGCATCACGGTATGGTCGGTACAACCGATCGCGTTGGGGCATACATCCCTCGCGCCCATCCCTTCGGTGCCAGATATGATGCGTGGACTCCTTCCGGACATCGCCCCGGTTCCGATCTCGATTTCTTACGCGAGCAGCTGCTGGATGCGTTCAACATTGAATTCGGTATCCTCAACTGCTTGACACCGGTCTGTGAGATGCCCAACCTCCCTTATGCTGCAGCGTGGGCAAGTGCCGCAAACGACTGGCAAATCGAAGAATGGCTTGAAAAAGAACCGAGACTCCGTGCCTCTATGATCGTTGCATGCGATGACGCAGAGTTCACAACAATGGAGATCGAGCGACTGGCAGAGCATCCGGGTTTCGTGCAAATACTGCTGCTCGCACGCACGATGGAACCTTTGGGCAGACGTAAATACTGGAAGATGTATGAGGCAGCGGTGGAGCATGATCTCCCGATTGGCATCCATTTCACCGGTGTCGGTGTCGGACCTATCACCGCCGTTGGTAGACCTTCACACTATATCGAGGACCACGCCGGTATGACACAGGCGTTTCAGACACAGGTCACCAGTCTCGTCTGTGAAGGGGTGTTTGAACAATTCCCGACGCTTAAGGTCGTTCTCATTGAGGGGGGGTTCGCTTGGCTACCACCGCTGATGTGGCGACTCGATCGTGCGTGGAAGAAACTGCACGATGAGGTGCCTGAATTAACACGGCTCCCTTCCGAGTACATCCGAGAGCATTTCTGGATTACCACGCAGCCGATCGAAGAGCCTCCCAAACAAGAATACTTTGATCAGCTGCTGGCGCAGCTCAACTTAGATGATAAGTTGATGTTCGCAACCGACTATCCGCATTGGGATTTCGATTCTCCAGATCAGGCACTCCCGAAAAACCTCTCACCGACGCTCAAACGCAAGATCATGGCGGAAAATGCGCGTGCCTTCTATCGGTTGTAA
- a CDS encoding restriction endonuclease: MANRNQLRKLRTNTIINENSKKQETELDKALSKVVYYLEDRFGKKITLTHEKQWYLKDIINELRPYFPDIDLHCHSKKTNMKPDGGILTIKSIKDSTLTYPILISEVKRQGTNDSREEEGQSKQSKGNAIERLGKNLIGFRTALLCESIFPFVCFGYGCDFEEGSSTLDKVSTMAMFGKLNKTYLYNKEDGRFNRGSFYFRAEEWTVDEMFEIMKDIAERAVLYYFSKYREDHFTNSSD, translated from the coding sequence ATGGCAAATAGAAATCAACTGCGAAAACTACGAACAAACACTATAATCAATGAAAATTCAAAAAAGCAAGAAACCGAACTTGATAAGGCACTTAGCAAAGTTGTTTACTATTTGGAAGACAGATTTGGAAAAAAAATCACTTTAACTCATGAAAAACAATGGTATTTGAAAGACATTATTAACGAACTAAGACCATATTTTCCTGACATTGATTTACATTGTCACTCTAAAAAAACTAATATGAAACCGGATGGAGGTATTCTTACGATAAAGAGCATCAAGGATAGTACATTAACCTATCCAATTTTGATTTCAGAGGTCAAAAGACAAGGAACAAATGATTCACGGGAAGAAGAAGGACAATCCAAGCAATCAAAAGGAAACGCTATTGAACGTCTTGGGAAAAACTTAATAGGATTCCGCACCGCCCTACTATGTGAAAGTATCTTTCCCTTTGTTTGTTTTGGATACGGTTGTGATTTTGAGGAAGGATCCTCAACTTTGGATAAGGTGTCAACTATGGCAATGTTTGGGAAACTCAACAAAACTTATCTCTACAATAAGGAAGATGGTCGATTCAACCGAGGTAGTTTCTATTTCCGCGCCGAGGAGTGGACAGTTGATGAAATGTTTGAGATTATGAAAGATATTGCGGAACGCGCTGTGCTATACTACTTCTCTAAGTACCGCGAAGATCACTTCACTAATTCTTCTGATTGA
- a CDS encoding DUF433 domain-containing protein, translating into MPIHWRDHIVSTPEILRGKPRIKGTRTPVSLLLGYLAAGHTIDEIIAEFPDVKAIQIQACLDYARELAEFEEVA; encoded by the coding sequence ATGCCAATTCATTGGAGAGATCACATTGTTAGCACACCGGAGATATTACGAGGTAAACCGCGTATCAAGGGCACAAGAACCCCTGTAAGTCTTCTCCTCGGATACTTGGCGGCAGGTCATACAATAGACGAAATCATCGCTGAATTTCCCGATGTCAAAGCGATACAGATTCAAGCTTGTCTTGATTACGCACGCGAATTAGCCGAATTTGAGGAAGTTGCTTAA
- a CDS encoding DUF5615 family PIN-like protein has product MGLRFLADQCVPNVVIETLRDAGYEVWCLRDYLPIESPDLVVISKAQELGMILISLNGDFANIFNYPPNNYQGIVALQVRNHPEVLPQIVSRLIDYLSVNPDIEHYTGKLFLVEVHRIRIRQ; this is encoded by the coding sequence ATGGGCTTGCGGTTTTTGGCGGATCAGTGTGTTCCTAATGTTGTTATTGAAACCCTTCGTGATGCCGGTTATGAAGTTTGGTGCCTCAGAGATTATCTTCCTATTGAATCACCGGACTTAGTTGTCATTTCAAAGGCACAAGAACTGGGAATGATTCTTATATCCTTAAACGGTGATTTTGCCAATATATTTAACTATCCACCAAATAACTATCAGGGCATTGTAGCACTTCAAGTTAGAAACCACCCCGAAGTCTTACCACAAATTGTGTCCCGCTTGATAGATTATCTTTCAGTTAATCCTGATATTGAGCACTATACAGGTAAACTTTTCTTGGTCGAAGTACATCGAATCAGAATTCGTCAATAA
- a CDS encoding amidohydrolase family protein, which yields MTSENSKPSFVRSDTPIIDCDLHNRLPSHRMLYPYLPDYWCDYCEESGFPGPDANDYPEGVPTSSRPEITHPSEDRPASDLALLQKHALDFWEAEYGILTCEYRVQSVHNEDLAAALASAVNDWQIEHWLDPEPRLRGSLIVPSQNPELAAREIERLGGHPGFVQVMLPARSQAPYGNRRYHPIYAAAVRHQLVIGIHYGGAPGLPPTSVGWPSTYLEEYVGMSQVFQAQVLSLISEGVFEQFPNLRVALIETGVTWMPSLMWRFDKEWRGLRSLTPWVKQPPSAYIRQHIRMTLQPIDAPPTAAELLQIVGQLDSEDMLMFSSDYPHWHFDSPDEAFPAQLPQSLTRKILSENAREFYRL from the coding sequence ATGACATCCGAAAATTCTAAGCCCAGTTTCGTTCGCTCGGACACGCCTATAATTGACTGCGATCTCCACAATCGGCTCCCCTCACATCGGATGCTCTATCCGTACCTACCCGATTACTGGTGTGACTATTGCGAGGAATCCGGCTTTCCTGGACCGGATGCGAACGACTATCCAGAGGGTGTCCCGACTTCATCACGCCCGGAAATCACACATCCCTCAGAAGATCGTCCTGCCTCGGATTTAGCACTCTTACAGAAACACGCGCTTGACTTCTGGGAAGCCGAATACGGCATCCTCACCTGTGAGTATCGGGTGCAGAGCGTCCATAACGAAGACCTTGCGGCAGCACTCGCTTCGGCAGTCAACGATTGGCAGATTGAACACTGGCTTGACCCAGAACCCCGCCTTCGCGGTTCACTGATTGTGCCAAGCCAGAATCCGGAACTCGCAGCGCGCGAGATTGAGCGTTTAGGCGGACATCCGGGGTTTGTACAGGTAATGCTACCTGCCCGATCACAAGCACCTTACGGCAATAGACGCTATCATCCGATCTATGCAGCAGCTGTGCGTCACCAACTCGTTATCGGCATCCATTACGGTGGAGCCCCCGGACTGCCGCCAACCTCCGTAGGGTGGCCCTCAACCTATTTGGAAGAATATGTCGGCATGTCGCAGGTGTTTCAGGCACAGGTGCTAAGCCTCATCTCTGAAGGAGTCTTTGAGCAGTTTCCTAACCTACGCGTCGCACTCATAGAAACCGGTGTTACGTGGATGCCGTCGCTTATGTGGCGGTTCGATAAAGAGTGGCGCGGTTTGCGAAGTTTGACACCATGGGTCAAACAACCCCCATCAGCGTATATCCGTCAACATATACGGATGACGCTCCAACCGATTGACGCACCACCCACCGCTGCGGAACTGCTTCAGATTGTCGGGCAGCTCGATTCAGAAGACATGTTGATGTTCTCAAGCGACTACCCGCACTGGCACTTCGATTCACCTGATGAAGCCTTTCCTGCGCAACTACCTCAGTCGCTGACACGCAAAATCTTGTCCGAAAATGCGAGGGAATTCTATCGTCTCTAA
- a CDS encoding serine hydrolase — protein sequence MTTHETLEAKVDQLFAEWNRSDSPGAALAVTRDGEIIYKRGYGMANLEYDIPITPTTIFDIASVSKQFAAFAIATLAHDGKLSLDDDIRIYLPDVPDFGHTITLRHLLHHTSGLRDWVQSLVIAGVAMEDVISFKHILKMVRQQKALNFEPGAAYSYSNTGYNLLAEIVETVTGDSFREWTDANIFKPLAMTNSHFHDDHQMILKNRAYSYQAVENGGFKHAVNNTTALGSSSLFSTVEDLAKWILNFDNTQIGEQIVIEQMHQRGVLNNGEQISYALGLNIGDYRGLKTVGHSGSWRGFRSHLMRFPDQQFGVVILCNLDTFNPLDLAERVADIYLADALAPVETPEPEKAVESAEDTKSAPLAPEQLTEFEGDYYTEELDTTYTIRVREDGLVAQHIRHDDILLTYTDGHFHGDSWFFPEIHFTRDDTGQVTGFRLIGDRVRNLYFEKKEIKKHEFDNKNP from the coding sequence ATGACAACTCACGAGACACTTGAGGCAAAAGTCGATCAATTGTTTGCAGAATGGAACCGCTCAGATTCCCCAGGTGCTGCTCTGGCGGTTACCAGAGACGGTGAAATCATCTATAAACGGGGCTACGGGATGGCGAACCTTGAATACGATATCCCGATTACGCCGACAACTATTTTCGACATCGCTTCGGTGTCCAAGCAATTTGCTGCGTTTGCTATTGCCACCTTAGCCCACGACGGAAAACTTTCGTTAGATGATGACATACGAATATATCTGCCTGATGTCCCGGATTTTGGACACACAATCACACTCCGACATCTTTTGCATCACACCAGCGGATTACGGGATTGGGTGCAATCTCTTGTTATCGCGGGAGTGGCAATGGAGGATGTAATTTCGTTCAAACACATCTTGAAAATGGTCCGTCAGCAGAAAGCACTCAATTTTGAGCCGGGGGCAGCATATTCATACAGCAATACGGGCTACAATCTGCTCGCAGAAATTGTCGAAACGGTAACAGGGGATTCATTTCGGGAATGGACGGATGCCAACATCTTCAAGCCGCTCGCAATGACGAACTCTCACTTTCACGATGACCACCAAATGATCCTGAAGAACCGAGCGTATTCGTATCAAGCGGTCGAAAACGGTGGGTTTAAACATGCTGTCAATAATACAACTGCTCTCGGTTCAAGCTCCCTCTTTTCAACGGTGGAAGACCTGGCGAAGTGGATTCTGAACTTTGACAATACACAGATTGGCGAACAAATAGTAATTGAGCAGATGCACCAGCGTGGCGTGCTTAACAACGGGGAACAGATTAGTTATGCCCTCGGATTGAACATCGGTGACTATAGAGGGTTGAAAACGGTCGGACACAGCGGATCATGGCGCGGATTTCGGAGCCATTTGATGCGTTTCCCCGATCAGCAATTTGGCGTTGTCATCTTATGCAATTTAGATACCTTCAACCCACTCGATCTGGCAGAAAGAGTCGCGGATATCTATCTTGCCGATGCACTCGCGCCTGTAGAAACACCTGAGCCAGAGAAGGCAGTAGAGTCTGCTGAGGACACCAAATCCGCACCACTGGCACCGGAGCAGTTGACAGAATTTGAGGGCGATTACTATACTGAAGAACTCGATACAACTTATACCATTCGTGTGCGCGAGGATGGACTCGTGGCACAACATATACGGCATGACGATATATTGCTAACTTACACCGACGGTCATTTCCACGGGGATTCCTGGTTTTTCCCAGAGATTCATTTCACGCGAGATGACACTGGACAGGTTACAGGATTTAGATTGATAGGAGACCGAGTCAGAAATCTATACTTTGAGAAAAAAGAGATTAAGAAACATGAGTTCGATAATAAAAATCCATAG
- a CDS encoding phytanoyl-CoA dioxygenase family protein, whose protein sequence is MEFVQLTDAQREEFEENGYFIMRSVLDSDMIDRLLEAGDHLMASLNLNGGHYGHRRDGLVQEPAFAELVSQTKAIPLVIQLLGTNIHITNTALLYKHPQPHELPEHRGWHRDAGLHLDLGHKACPRVGLKVAYCLTDCDVPNSGATLFIPKSHTSGEPLGIPEGEIDPIEPYDEPLLRAGDAYFFESRIYHTTGLNFTDKTAKIVIYGYHYAWLKPEGYLLYYNDRQQPDENVLGLVDDLGKQFLGGGGGAAAQWAAEHNLTLEQAPHVVTI, encoded by the coding sequence ATGGAATTCGTCCAGTTGACAGACGCACAGCGTGAGGAATTTGAGGAGAACGGATACTTCATCATGCGATCGGTGCTTGACAGCGACATGATAGATCGCCTGCTTGAAGCGGGCGATCACCTGATGGCATCGTTAAATCTCAATGGTGGACATTATGGACACAGGCGAGACGGATTGGTACAAGAGCCTGCCTTCGCAGAACTTGTCTCGCAAACAAAGGCGATACCGTTGGTCATTCAACTCCTCGGCACCAATATCCATATTACCAATACTGCGCTCCTCTACAAACATCCGCAGCCACACGAACTTCCAGAGCACCGAGGGTGGCATCGAGATGCCGGTCTGCATTTGGATCTCGGACACAAGGCTTGCCCGCGTGTTGGTTTGAAGGTCGCTTACTGCTTAACGGACTGCGATGTACCGAACTCTGGCGCGACGTTGTTTATTCCGAAGAGCCACACGTCGGGAGAACCCTTGGGGATCCCCGAAGGTGAAATTGATCCGATTGAACCCTACGATGAGCCGTTACTCCGCGCGGGGGACGCTTATTTCTTTGAAAGCCGTATCTACCACACCACTGGACTCAACTTTACGGATAAAACCGCCAAAATTGTCATTTACGGCTACCATTACGCGTGGCTCAAGCCAGAAGGATATCTGTTGTATTACAATGATAGACAGCAGCCCGACGAGAATGTGTTAGGGCTCGTTGATGATTTGGGGAAACAGTTTCTCGGTGGTGGCGGCGGTGCGGCAGCACAATGGGCAGCAGAACATAATCTGACATTAGAACAAGCACCACACGTCGTGACAATCTAA
- a CDS encoding pyridoxal-phosphate dependent enzyme → MIESIPHFPLGNFPTPVERLSNLERALGFESLWIKRDDLSGPLGGGNKVRKLEYMFAAASQVNFKKRLFTIGPTGSNHVRATAVYGKASGFDVECLLFKQHPTEYSETNYRVICEHAAQVHEVKHMNTMFARYGYEQMKTVLGVGEERYFIAAGGSSPLGSIGYVKAVLELKAQIEAGILPEPRFIFVPVGTCGTIAGLIVGVRLAGLQAQVVGVRVADWIVANSWSISRMVRRILRLIGAVDANEINPRRVELWHDDFGDGYAIPTEAGMRAVAMMAEHEGITLENTYTGKTLAGLVHYIKAQECEGEHVLFWNTYGTTSKV, encoded by the coding sequence ATGATTGAGTCAATTCCACACTTCCCACTCGGAAACTTCCCTACACCGGTTGAGCGTCTTTCAAACCTTGAGCGTGCGCTCGGCTTCGAGTCGCTCTGGATAAAACGGGATGATCTCAGCGGTCCGTTGGGCGGCGGTAATAAGGTACGAAAATTGGAGTATATGTTCGCAGCGGCATCGCAAGTGAACTTCAAAAAAAGGCTCTTTACAATCGGTCCGACAGGCTCCAACCACGTCCGAGCGACAGCGGTTTACGGTAAGGCATCCGGATTCGATGTAGAATGCTTACTCTTCAAACAGCATCCTACTGAGTATTCCGAGACGAACTACCGCGTAATTTGTGAACACGCCGCACAGGTCCACGAGGTGAAGCACATGAACACGATGTTCGCCCGTTACGGGTATGAACAGATGAAGACGGTTCTTGGCGTTGGAGAGGAACGTTATTTTATTGCGGCGGGTGGTTCTTCGCCGCTCGGTTCCATCGGTTATGTGAAAGCGGTTTTAGAACTCAAGGCACAGATTGAGGCGGGTATCCTCCCAGAGCCACGATTTATCTTCGTTCCAGTAGGCACCTGTGGGACTATAGCAGGTTTGATCGTTGGTGTCCGGCTTGCTGGGTTACAAGCTCAGGTCGTCGGTGTGCGTGTTGCTGACTGGATAGTCGCAAACTCGTGGTCAATCTCTCGGATGGTGCGGCGGATTTTACGTCTCATCGGCGCGGTAGACGCTAACGAGATCAATCCACGTCGCGTAGAACTCTGGCACGACGATTTTGGAGATGGATATGCCATTCCGACGGAAGCGGGTATGCGTGCAGTCGCAATGATGGCTGAACATGAAGGCATCACACTTGAGAATACGTACACAGGTAAAACATTGGCAGGACTGGTTCACTACATAAAAGCGCAGGAGTGTGAAGGTGAACACGTCTTGTTCTGGAATACGTATGGGACAACTTCAAAAGTTTAG
- a CDS encoding GMC family oxidoreductase: MNTSQSRLSNSTNTRSSQPREKKLQQNEQADVCVIGSGAGGAVVAKELAEAGLSVVILEAGENHDPSTFNSYEPEMLRRLFWDSGLRCTRDGAIIISQGKGVGGSTVHNLCYAVRPPQALLYRWQIPEIWSRFNQVEQTLGVTQMQEADVNRLNAVIRGGCEAMQWRGGLQRHNRGACSTCGAQCLFGCPASKSTEEESMRIGKQSMAVTYIPSALAANAKLYSDCTAEKIYVKRGRVTGVSASLPSGKLDIQSKIVVLAAGAINSPQLWLKSRLPNPNQWVGKNLHLHPAVFVGGVFNEIIDGHHGIPQSYYIDHFLDLRRAPDSGYLLMPAFGSQMIVAASLPGFGEDHRALMERYRHIAALLVLLHDGTTGRVSVNYKGTPNIAYRLRRSDKQVLVEGAINAARLLSAAGATEILMPYTQHLPIKTEADLEIIRRRGIMPNDIMLASSHPQGTLRMGENPRKNVVKLSGESHNVKGLFVADASLFPSSIGVPPTLTIAALATHVAKQITESDIV, translated from the coding sequence ATGAACACATCACAGTCTCGGCTTTCAAATTCCACCAATACCCGTTCTTCTCAGCCAAGAGAAAAGAAACTCCAACAGAACGAGCAGGCAGATGTTTGTGTCATCGGTTCCGGTGCAGGTGGCGCGGTCGTGGCGAAGGAACTCGCAGAAGCGGGATTGTCGGTTGTTATTTTAGAGGCGGGAGAGAATCACGATCCAAGTACTTTCAATAGTTACGAACCGGAAATGCTGCGTCGTCTTTTCTGGGATAGTGGTCTCCGCTGCACACGTGACGGTGCGATCATCATTTCACAGGGTAAAGGCGTTGGCGGTTCAACGGTGCACAATCTCTGTTATGCGGTCCGTCCACCCCAAGCACTGTTATACAGGTGGCAGATTCCAGAGATTTGGTCTCGTTTCAATCAGGTAGAGCAGACACTCGGTGTTACACAGATGCAAGAAGCGGACGTGAATCGATTAAATGCGGTTATTCGCGGTGGATGTGAAGCGATGCAGTGGCGTGGTGGATTGCAAAGACATAATCGCGGTGCTTGCTCTACATGTGGTGCCCAATGTCTCTTTGGATGTCCAGCCTCCAAGTCAACGGAAGAGGAATCAATGAGAATTGGCAAACAGAGCATGGCAGTCACATACATCCCCTCGGCACTTGCCGCTAACGCGAAACTTTACAGCGACTGCACGGCTGAGAAAATCTATGTGAAAAGAGGTAGAGTGACGGGTGTTTCTGCAAGTTTGCCGTCGGGCAAATTAGACATTCAAAGCAAAATCGTCGTCCTCGCCGCCGGTGCGATCAACTCGCCACAACTCTGGCTAAAAAGCCGACTTCCAAATCCGAATCAGTGGGTTGGAAAAAATCTCCATCTGCACCCAGCTGTTTTTGTAGGTGGGGTTTTTAACGAGATCATTGACGGACACCATGGTATTCCGCAGAGTTACTATATTGATCACTTTCTGGATTTGAGACGCGCACCGGACAGCGGCTATCTGCTCATGCCCGCCTTCGGTTCACAGATGATAGTTGCGGCAAGCCTGCCGGGATTCGGTGAAGATCACCGAGCATTGATGGAGCGCTATCGTCACATTGCTGCGCTTCTCGTCCTCTTGCATGACGGAACAACCGGACGCGTATCGGTAAATTACAAGGGCACGCCAAACATCGCCTACCGGCTCCGGCGTTCGGATAAACAGGTATTGGTTGAAGGGGCAATCAATGCCGCTCGTCTGCTTTCCGCTGCAGGTGCGACAGAGATTTTGATGCCTTACACACAACATCTCCCTATCAAAACGGAGGCTGACCTTGAGATTATCCGCCGACGCGGTATCATGCCGAACGACATTATGTTAGCCTCCAGTCATCCGCAAGGTACTCTCCGAATGGGTGAAAATCCACGGAAAAATGTCGTCAAACTCTCCGGGGAATCCCATAACGTGAAAGGGTTATTTGTTGCCGATGCGAGTCTCTTCCCGTCCTCTATTGGGGTGCCACCGACGTTAACCATTGCGGCACTTGCTACGCATGTTGCCAAGCAGATAACCGAGAGTGATATTGTCTAA